The Mesorhizobium sp. NBSH29 genome has a segment encoding these proteins:
- the groES gene encoding co-chaperone GroES, with protein MAKSKFRPLHDRVVVRRVESEEKTKGGIIIPDTAKEKPQEGEIIAVGSGARDEAGKLVPLDVKSGDRILFGKWSGTEVKLDGEDLLIMKESDIMGIIG; from the coding sequence ATGGCTAAATCGAAGTTCCGCCCGCTTCATGACCGCGTGGTCGTTCGCCGGGTCGAATCTGAAGAGAAGACCAAGGGCGGGATCATCATCCCGGATACCGCCAAGGAAAAGCCGCAGGAAGGCGAGATCATCGCTGTCGGTTCAGGCGCACGCGACGAGGCCGGCAAGCTGGTTCCGCTCGACGTCAAGTCCGGCGACCGCATCCTGTTTGGCAAGTGGTCCGGTACCGAAGTGAAGCTCGATGGCGAAGACCTTCTGATCATGAAGGAAAGCGACATTATGGGCATCATCGGCTGA
- the groL gene encoding chaperonin GroEL (60 kDa chaperone family; promotes refolding of misfolded polypeptides especially under stressful conditions; forms two stacked rings of heptamers to form a barrel-shaped 14mer; ends can be capped by GroES; misfolded proteins enter the barrel where they are refolded when GroES binds), producing MAAKEVKFSRDARERLLRGVNILADAVKVTLGPKGRNVVIDKSFGAPRITKDGVTVAKEIELEDKFENMGAQMVREVASKTNDIAGDGTTTATVLAQSIVQEGHKAVAAGMNPMDLKRGIDLAVLEVVAFLNKTTKKIKTSEEVAQVGTISANGETEIGEMIAKAMQKVGNEGVITVEEAKTAETELEVVEGMQFDRGYLSPYFVTNPDKMVADLEDVYILLHEKKLSNLQAMLPVLEAVVQTSKPLLIISEDVEGEALATLVVNKLRGGLKIAAVKAPGFGDRRKAMLEDIAILTGGQVISEDLGIKLENVTLAMLGRAKKVSITKENTTIVDGAGKKAEIQGRVGQIKQQIEETTSDYDKEKLQERLAKLAGGVAVIRVGGATEVEVKEKKDRVDDALNATRAAVEEGIVPGGGVALLRASQAIKATGVNPDQQAGINIVRRALQAPARQIATNAGAEASIVAGKILDNKGATYGYNAQTGEYGDMIAMGIVDPMKVVRTALQDAASVAGLLVTTEAMIAEAPKKDAGNGGGGMGGGMGGGMGGMGGMDF from the coding sequence ATGGCTGCTAAAGAAGTAAAATTTTCCCGCGATGCCCGCGAGCGCTTGCTGCGCGGCGTCAATATCCTTGCTGACGCTGTTAAGGTAACGCTTGGCCCCAAAGGCCGTAACGTTGTCATCGACAAGTCGTTCGGCGCACCGCGCATCACCAAGGACGGCGTCACCGTCGCCAAGGAAATCGAACTGGAAGACAAGTTCGAAAACATGGGCGCACAGATGGTGCGTGAAGTTGCTTCCAAGACCAACGACATTGCAGGCGACGGCACCACGACCGCTACCGTTCTTGCCCAGTCGATCGTTCAGGAAGGCCATAAGGCAGTTGCTGCCGGCATGAACCCAATGGACCTCAAGCGCGGCATCGACCTTGCTGTGTTGGAAGTTGTTGCGTTCCTCAACAAGACCACCAAGAAGATCAAGACCTCCGAGGAAGTTGCCCAGGTTGGCACCATCTCGGCCAATGGCGAAACCGAAATCGGCGAGATGATTGCCAAGGCAATGCAGAAGGTCGGCAACGAGGGTGTCATCACCGTCGAGGAAGCCAAGACTGCAGAGACCGAACTGGAAGTCGTCGAAGGCATGCAGTTCGACCGCGGCTACCTGTCGCCTTACTTCGTCACCAACCCAGACAAGATGGTTGCTGACCTGGAAGACGTCTACATCCTGCTGCACGAGAAGAAGCTCTCCAACCTTCAGGCGATGTTGCCAGTGCTCGAGGCTGTTGTTCAGACCTCCAAGCCACTGCTCATCATCTCGGAAGACGTTGAAGGCGAAGCTCTTGCAACGCTGGTGGTCAACAAGCTGCGTGGCGGCCTGAAGATTGCTGCCGTCAAGGCTCCTGGCTTCGGCGACCGCCGCAAGGCCATGCTGGAAGACATCGCGATCCTGACCGGTGGCCAGGTTATCTCGGAAGATCTCGGCATCAAGCTTGAGAACGTGACGCTCGCCATGCTTGGCCGTGCCAAGAAGGTGTCGATCACCAAGGAAAACACCACCATCGTCGATGGCGCCGGCAAGAAGGCCGAGATCCAGGGCCGCGTTGGCCAGATCAAGCAGCAGATCGAAGAGACCACGTCGGACTACGACAAGGAGAAGCTGCAGGAACGCCTGGCGAAGCTCGCCGGCGGTGTTGCCGTGATCCGCGTTGGCGGTGCGACCGAAGTCGAAGTGAAGGAAAAGAAGGACCGCGTCGACGATGCGCTGAACGCCACGCGTGCAGCCGTTGAAGAAGGCATCGTTCCTGGCGGTGGCGTGGCCCTGCTGCGTGCTTCGCAGGCCATCAAGGCAACAGGCGTCAACCCTGACCAGCAGGCCGGCATCAACATCGTGCGTCGCGCCCTGCAGGCTCCTGCCCGCCAGATCGCTACCAACGCCGGTGCAGAAGCTTCCATCGTTGCGGGCAAGATCCTCGACAACAAGGGTGCTACCTACGGCTACAACGCCCAGACCGGTGAATATGGCGACATGATCGCCATGGGCATCGTCGATCCGATGAAGGTTGTTCGTACCGCACTGCAGGATGCTGCATCGGTTGCCGGCCTCCTCGTCACCACCGAAGCCATGATTGCTGAAGCTCCTAAGAAGGACGCCGGCAATGGCGGCGGCGGAATGGGCGGCGGCATGGGCGGTGGAATGGGCGGCATGGGCGGTATGGACTTCTAG
- a CDS encoding DeoR/GlpR family DNA-binding transcription regulator has translation MLTTQRKQLILETLHREGQVIAREFSQKLSLSEDTIRRDLRELAAEGKLQRVRGGALPASPTVANLTARRSMESDAKARLGRTAAGLIKPGQTVIFDGGTTNLEIIRHLPAALAFTAITHSPTIAVALEEFPAVEVLVIGGRLYRHSMVTVGALAVEQLSRIRADLFFLGITGIHPQHGLTTGNMEEAAVKRALLSRAAETVVLATSEKLGAVSPCLIAAADEIGTLVVVQHTSAASVAGLAAKGMTVLRSV, from the coding sequence ATGCTTACCACCCAACGCAAACAGCTCATCCTCGAAACCCTGCACCGCGAGGGTCAGGTCATCGCGCGAGAGTTCAGCCAAAAACTATCTCTGTCTGAGGACACGATCCGGCGCGACTTGCGCGAGCTTGCCGCCGAGGGCAAGCTCCAGCGCGTCCGTGGCGGCGCGCTTCCAGCCTCGCCAACAGTTGCCAATCTCACCGCCCGGCGTTCCATGGAAAGTGACGCCAAAGCAAGGCTTGGCCGTACCGCAGCAGGTCTCATCAAGCCCGGCCAGACCGTCATCTTCGATGGCGGCACCACCAATCTTGAGATCATCCGGCATTTGCCAGCCGCGCTTGCCTTCACCGCCATTACCCATAGTCCCACCATCGCTGTGGCCCTGGAAGAATTCCCGGCAGTCGAGGTGCTGGTCATCGGCGGTCGCCTCTACCGCCATTCCATGGTGACCGTCGGCGCACTGGCAGTCGAGCAGTTAAGCCGCATCCGCGCCGATCTGTTCTTTCTTGGAATCACCGGCATCCACCCCCAGCACGGCCTCACCACCGGCAACATGGAAGAGGCGGCAGTCAAGCGCGCATTGCTGTCGCGCGCCGCCGAAACAGTGGTGCTCGCAACCTCCGAAAAGCTGGGGGCAGTGTCGCCTTGCCTCATCGCAGCCGCTGATGAAATAGGCACGCTGGTTGTCGTGCAGCACACATCGGCAGCCAGCGTTGCGGGGCTCGCAGCTAAGGGTATGACGGTGCTTCGCAGCGTCTGA